In Vanessa atalanta chromosome 17, ilVanAtal1.2, whole genome shotgun sequence, one DNA window encodes the following:
- the LOC125070312 gene encoding RING finger and CHY zinc finger domain-containing protein 1, protein MSKVNSETPNGESAVVTEEIAEKRIGCAHYKRRAKFVTPCCNKLYMCRYCHDENEEHYFNRKSVSELICTECDTRQKVQAECVNCGVRFGNYTCLICNLFDDEDKKQYHCEGCGICRVGGRDKFFHCERCNMCLPVQLKRVGHRCVENVSRSNCPVCLEDIHTSRIPCHIPDCGHLLHRPCFEQMLKSGHYACPTCQTSMIDMTNLWNYLDSEVAATPMPPEYADYKTTILCKDCHKLSTVKFHVVGLKCQHCGGYNTCQTNGFHKDSGSSEQCDSSSSPSSSTSRSSTFEPRDEPINDDLPQANPLDEPPQA, encoded by the exons atgtcaaaagtGAATTCAGAGACACCTAATGGTGAATCTGCAGTGGTTACTGAAGAAATTGCTGAAAAACGCATTGGTTGTGCTCATTACAAACGAAGGGCCAAATTTGTG acACCATGCTGCAACAAGCTGTATATGTGCCGATACTGTCACGATGAGAATGAAGAGCACTACTTCAACAGAAAGTCAGTTTCAGAGCTGATATGCACAGAATGTGATACTCGGCAGAAGGTCCAAGCGGAATGTGTGAACTGCGGAGTGAGATTTGgcaat TATACGTGTCTGATTTGCAACTTGTTTGACGATGAAGATAAGAAACAGTACCACTGTGAAGGCTGTGGCATATGTCGTGTGGGAGGACGGGATAAATTCTTCCACTGCGAGCGGTGTAATATGTGTTTACCTGTACAATTGAAACGTGTTGGTCACAGG TGTGTAGAGAACGTGTCCCGGTCGAACTGCCCCGTGTGCTTGGAGGACATTCACACGTCGCGCATCCCGTGCCACATCCCGGACTGCGGACACCTGCTGCACCGCCCGTGCTTCGAGCAGATGCTCAAGTCGGGACACTACGCCTGCCCCACGTGCCAGACCAGCATGATTGATATGACCAAT CTATGGAACTACCTGGACTCCGAGGTGGCGGCGACTCCCATGCCGCCCGAGTACGCCGACTACAAGACGACCATTCTCTGCAAAGATTGTCACaag TTATCAACTGTAAAGTTTCACGTGGTCGGACTCAAGTGTCAACACTGTGGCGGATACAACACGTGTCAAACGAATGGATTCcacaa AGATAGCGGCAGTTCCGAGCAGTGCGATTCATCGTCGTCTCCGTCGAGCTCCACCAGTCGAAGTTCAACCTTCGAACCGCGAGACGAACCGATCAACGATGACCTACCGCAAGCCAATCCACTCGACGAACCCCCGCAGGCCTGA
- the LOC125070668 gene encoding protein yellow-like produces MKAAVIFSVFLSVFHNTQGLLPPRFQWKILDYAWEGHAREAALVSGAYIPENNMPTGITRWKNKLFITVPRWKKGVPSSLNYIYVNGSQTQPLNPYPSWSEAFVSDKSCCISSNSTVVSTFRIHVDKCDRLWVVDNGVADMTKALKQIAAPAIVVFDLNNNRLIHRYVLEDEVLRDSSVLTSIVVDIIGKGCDNTYAYIPDMGSNALIVYSLGGNEAWRVKNHYFHFDPHSGVYNVGGVKFYWSDGVSSAVLVPSRKTSSYRDLYFHPTSSTKQFRMSTRLLRDESSATENSFIGVQVLGDRGPLSQATACDYDHSNNVIFYTQLSRNGVSCWNLDRQMTAGNVPLVVSDCTILEFPSDVKIDKDSNLWILSNRQSRFLYGSMDFNQINFRVLTAPVGTIIKGTACERPSAVEKALSFIIRPKSQ; encoded by the exons atgaaGGCTGCTGttatattttcagtatttttatctgtttttcaCAATACACAAGGTTTGTTACCTCCTAGATTTCAATGGAAAATCTTAGACTATGCATGGGAGGGCCATGCGCGAGAAGCCGCATTAGTTTCAGGCGCGTATATTCCTGAGAATAATATGCCTACAGGAATAACAAgatggaaaaataaattgttcattACGGTACCTCGATGGAAAAAAG GAGTACCATCATCCCTGAACTACATCTACGTAAATGGAAGTCAAACCCAGCCGTTGAACCCTTACCCAAGTTGGAGCGAAGCGTTTGTGTCAGACAAAAGTTGCTGCATAAGTTCCAACAGTACTGTCGTATCCACTTTTCGCATTCACGTGGATAAATGTGATCGATTGTGGGTAGTTGATAATGGCGTCGCTGATATGACGA agGCGTTGAAACAAATAGCTGCGCCAGCCATTGTCgtgtttgatttaaataataacagacTGATACACCGCTATGTGTTGGAAGACGAAGTTTTAAGAGATTCGTCGGTTTTAACGAGTATT GTTGTCGACATTATTGGCAAGGGTTGCGACAATACTTACGCGTATATCCCCGATATGGGTTCCAACGCGTTAATAGTGTACAGTTTGGGAGGAAACGAAGCGTGGCGGGTGAAAAATCATTACTTTCATTTCGACCCCCACTCGGGCGTGTATAACGTGGGCGGGGTTAAGTTCTACTGGAGTGATGGAGTATCTTCAGCGGTTTTGGTACCATCGAGGAAAACTTCTAG TTACCGAGACTTGTATTTTCATCCTACATCGAGTACAAAACAATTCCGTATGTCAACGAGGCTGTTGAGAGATGAAAGCTCCGCCACTGAGAACAGTTTTATTGGAGTCCAA GTGTTGGGCGACAGGGGGCCCTTGTCTCAAGCGACGGCTTGCGACTACGACCATTCTAacaatgtcatattttatacgcag ttGAGCAGAAACGGCGTGAGTTGTTGGAACTTGGACAGACAGATGACTGCAGGCAACGTTCCACTCGTTGTAAGTGATTGCACGATATTGGAATTTCCGAGTGATGTCAAG aTTGACAAAGATTCTAATCTATGGATTCTAAGTAATAGACAATCGCGTTTCCTCTATGGCTCTAtggattttaatcaaattaacttCAGAGTATTAACTGCTCCGGTTGGGACGATTATAAAAGGCACAGCATGTGAAAGGCCGTCTGCGGTGGAGAAAGCTCTGAGTTTCATTATAAGACCAAAatctcaataa